The DNA region TCTCGAAGCCCGGGACATCCGCTCGTGGCGAACCGGGCATACGAAAGCAACAACATGCGGTATTTTGTCCAGGTAGATCCTTTGACATGCGTTATATGTAGGGTGCACTTTACTTTCGTGCCTGATGTCATGCTCGCCGAGCTCTTGTTTCGAGACGCATGTACGTGCCAAGGACACATGGCAGATCTGAGGAACAAAACGAATGAAGTTTGGCGTCGTAGTCCCGTTAGAGCAACCTCGCTGCTAAGCTCCATAGTGCATTGCTGGCCGACGCCACTAGCAGATCCCTCGACGTTACGAAGAAGACGGTGAAGGTCAATCTCTGGTTGGGGCCCGCCCGGATCTGGTTCCGTTCTTTGAATCCATAGCATTACACACACCGACTGGGTAACATTTTCCATGGGCCTATTCCAGACGCAATCGCCAGACAGCAGCTCTCGATACACGATATTGCAACATTCtggttgctgtttggggAAGCAGAACCCGGGCGGAGGAATTTCCAGAGCTTCGGTGCTGTGTATCAGCTCGTCCCAGCTCCATGGTGGCGAAGAGATAGTGCTGTGCCAAGGAAGACCAGATAGCTCACAGCTCCGATTCGGCCCTGTCAAGGTTTCAAAAGCAGGACCAGGATGGGGAAAAGCCCTCAGGAACCGTCCCGGATCAGGATGCCGTTTGTGTCCGAGGCCTGCAGGTCCACCAACGCTTAACAGTTCCaagtggggagggaggggttcgTTGCTGTTCTGGCGGTATCACAAAGGACCCTTGGAGCTCATGATTGGGAAACGGTCCAAACTGTTCACGGTATGGTACGATGGAcgatgggtggatgggtgatGCTTCCAGATGGAACGGCCATCTTTTCGTGAAAAGGCCACCGCAACGAAGAAAGCAACGCAGACTTGACGGCGGCAGCAGTCTGTTGCTGCACCCAAGACAGAAGGATGCGACGGAGGCTGATAGAGATTTTCCTCAGACACAATTCGTTTGGCTGAAATGATGAAAAAGCATTCGTACCTGCATGTTGCAGCTCGTGGCTGCAGTAGCTTTGTCGTGCTCTGCAAGGCACAGCTGCCGGAAAAATGCCAAAGTACCTCTGGGCTGCCTGGTACATGCGGTTAGTTTTGCCACTGGGACTGGGGGAACAGCGGTGCTGCCGTGATAgcttctcgtccttctccCATCGTCTGATGTGTCTGATGGATAGTGGGGTGCAAGTGGAAACGGTAGAAGGCATCATCGCCTCGTCTGTATTGAATCCACCGTGACGGAGCGGGTTTGGAGACATCATGTACGTAGGTACCGGTACCTGGGTGTGATGAACAGACAGGATTGAGTCGAATACGGAAATGCTTGTCGTACAACACGCAGCTTTCGTGTTATACTGGACGCGCGGTCGTGTTGTTCTCATTGTCTGAAGCTGAGGGTAAGCTctgccgatgatgatgatgctgatgatgctcgGAGAGATAGGCCTGATTTGATAGTCCAGGCATTAGTCGTTTCCAGAAGGCAGAAATGATAAATGATATGTCGGAAACAAGTTGATTGCAACTGCAACGCTGGATAGTGCTGTCTCGACGTTTCGGGAACACGACGATGTGACTGCAAAGCTGTATGAAACAGCTCTCTCCCCGCTCAGCATTTGCCTCGACCTATGGGGAGGACATGTTGTTTTCTCAACCGCTGGACGCGTTGTTGTGGATGGTGGCGGACCGGAAGAGAATAGCCAGAAAGATGGCCATGATCGTCCAAAGAAGCAATGAGACAAAAGCTGGATGCCCTCGAATCCATCAATTCACACAGGACCGTGAGGACCggctggtgatgattgcCCTAGGGTTGATGCAGGCTGCCGAAGCTGAGCAACACGTGAACAGGATTGTATGTATCTGGACAGCCAGACAGTGTCAAAAATAGCGACAGATTCATGCAACGCCCTCTCAAAACCAAGCGAGAAAAGCAAAGGACACGCAGCGTAGCATGCCACCTGACCGCTCCGATCTGTCCAATCCATGACAGGTAACACGCACAAATTATGTATCAGTTCTCAGCCCAGCAACTCCAGCTGCTGTCTATAcgaagttgaggaggagcaaaaataaaaattgaGAGGTGATACCTACCAATGGTAGAATCTGATGGGAGAGAGAGTACGGAGAATGGGAAGTGATAAGTGGTGTAGAGGACGAAAAAGGCATCATAGGCAGGGTTGTAAAGTGGTTGCATGGCGGGGCAGTCAAATGCGTGTCTGCTATTGGCTCTTGGGCCCACCTCTCTTCCGAGTGGCCTCTCGCACTCTCACTGTCCTCCTTTCCCACCTCATAACTTTTTACCCCGCGGTTGAGAACCTGAAGGCGACTCTTTCTCACGATCGACGGCCGACTCGCAGCCTCTCGGGTGTTTCATGTTTCTCCTGCACAGCGACTGAGCTATCAGGCTCACCATTCCCCTCACTCGGTCGGTGGTCCCCGCGGGACCTAAGACCTGCAGCATCACCTTGGTACCGCACGACACGGACACCCGGCGCAGGTCAACGCGATCGGGACAGTCTTCGATTCGCCGcctggcgaggatgaggatgctaTGGCCGCCTTCCAACTGCATGATTTCGAGTGTAGTCCATCCGCAGTTTGTCCGTTGTTGGTCTTCCCACGCCGCAGACTATGATGGATAATTCGAGAGAGGGACACCGaattgtcatcatcaaccacccaccccgcTTCTATTTTTTAAAAGTGAGCAGAAGGGAGAGCAATATCGCCCTGGTGACGCTGGATGATGTGGGAATCTAAACCGGGATGCATCGACAGATAAATAAACACCAACATACGTCCAACATCTGGTTTTCCTGGTTGGCAGAGTTTTACAAAAATGGAAACGCATGAATTCAACCGGCGGCCTGTCCCGGACTGTCAGTTTTAATGCTCCTCGATCGTCAGCTGACGGAGCAAGAAGGTGAGGTGATGGGCAGTCTTGCCGTCATTCGCTTTCATCCGCCTGCCATGGCGGTTATTCGAGTGTCCTGTTGCGTATCGTCGTCGAGGGCATTCACATCGTCACGTCGTCACCTGGACTCTGGATCTGATCTGAAGAGTTGTTGCCAACCAGCGGCGGCGCGACGCCGTTTCCCTGGTGGTCACCCTCCAAGTTCAGGTTGCCTCTGGGGGTGTTCGTGCCTTGCAGTCACCCACCTGCGGTCCCTACTGGTCGGGGAGCAGAGGGACGAGATGTGACCTGACACAATGCAGCGAATAGCTGTGCCTGGATTGCCGTCGGACACCGCGCTTGACCACCGCGCCTCGGCCAGAGACTTTTTTGTGCACAGTTTCTGTGGGCGACATTGTTGGCCCTTCAGCCTATCACGACTGCAGAGACGGTCTCACGGACGGCTTCGACAATGTACATGCATGTGCTCGTCCCCCTCGTTGGTCAAAAGCGTTTGTCTCTCTGCCTCGAACCCGCGAGCGAGGAATAACTTACCCAGTGGTGTGTACGACGCCCAAGCGTCGCTCTGAATCCCGAATGCCATTTCTTCTGTTGCTCAGTTTCCCCACCCATCATTACATGAAGGCCTCGCTTTCGGCCAGCTAGCGGATGCCACTGACAGAAAAGAGACACCGTCCTCCGTCCGGCCCTCAGTCTCTGCGGGACCCGGCTGGCCTCGGCAGCTTGGGGGAATGACAACTGATGACAAGCCTGGAGCTGGCTTACTTGACAGCTCAACTCCACCGTAGCGGCGAACAGTGCGTTGGGCCATCTATCTCTAGTAGAGAAAACAGCACAGCTCATCAGCTACCTTGTTACAGACCTATCAGCGGAGCTACACTAGCAGAGGCCGCTTTTCCCCCTCACGTCTTTCTCTCTGTGGTGCTGCTCAGTGCTGCTGCATGCTGCATACGCAGGCACCGCAGCTTGGTGCCTCTACCAGCAGAGGGGATGATTGGTcaggggagaggagggtggccgCCAGAAGGTACCATTCTCGCAGCGGTACATCCGTCGTGCTGGCAGACTAATCCACATTTAGCACATTTATGACTGCGCCTGGTGAGTGGGGGGGAATGGCGCCCACAAGTCCATTCGTCGAAGCCGGCCACCCACCATCTGATGTTGCCATCCACCCACATGCCCAGAACACCATTAACAGACAGGGGCCCTTGTCACTTGGTCCCTCCCGGCCCTTGTCAATCCAAGACCCAAGCGAACCCGCGCAtggtggacatggtgggcTGGTGCGGATTGGAGCGACCAGGATTAGGTGCCAGTCGAGGATTAGGTGCTCAGTCGAGAGAGGGTCGAGAGAGCCCACACAGTCTATCGCCTGCCTGTCTGGCACCTCGCTGGCCGTTGATCGCTTTAGAGTGGGTTAGGCCCATCCGTACATATCCTCCATGGGCTTCCCACCCTGACGCTCTCTTCTCTCCACAATCGGCAAATCGGTCGACCTGGACGCGTGATTgcctcgctctctctctttcttgtTCATTTACATATTggttcttgtttcttttagGACTCGATACTTTTGGAACATCTTGTTCCTTATTACCCTCTTTCAGCCCCCTCAAGCACATACACCAACTCGTCCTCTCTCGtctacctcctccatccacctcaacctcctccatcctcaccaacctcgccctcagcTGTGGACGATAAGACGAGTTCATgtacaacagcaacaaatATCGAGACCTTTGAACCCggttggttgttgatcatcatcatcacaactgCCAGACATTCATTACCAAAAGAAccaatcatcaccatctttaGGCCACAGCCCAACAGCAAGCAATACTCGCTCCATCCAACAGCAACCTGTACAATAAGCCCGATATATACTTAATACCTAAACCACAGCAACCGAACAacgaagaagaacaacaacaagtcCAGGTGTCTTGACTGGTGGGTAACCGCAATGATCTCTAGAGTGGAACCTGGACGCTGATGGACTGGAATAGCAaccgcaacaacagcaacagtaACTGCCATAATTCGCCCGATATGTCTACGGCACCATCCTACTTCTTCTACCGGCCTGGCCCCAGTGTCGAGAGCAGACCAAACCACTTTGTCCAGCAGCCTTTCCACCCAGctttccaacaacagcagatgatgatgaacctTCCCGTGGTGGCTCCTCTTCCCTCGACGCCTGTCTACTCGCggccaacatcatcctgcTCGTCGCAGCAAGGGCCGCTGCTCTCACACACATTcaacggcaccaccatctcacctGCCGTGCTCACACCGGCGGCTTCCCCACAGCCCATCAACTACAAGTCACTGCTTGCGCTCGACACGGGACTCAACGAGTTTGATGGACTCCGGTCCCCGTCGACTCCTGCGCTCTCGTGCTCCGGCAGCACTGTCAGCAGCCCCGGCAGCACCTATGAGATGCTCGCCACACCGCTCAACCCCATGCTCTCTGGCCTTGACGGGTTTGAGACCAAGGGcaagagggaagaggaggggctCGAATGCTTCCCTGACCTGGAGCCATGGTCCTCCAGCTGCTCCTCACCTCAGCTTGTGCCTGGTTAGTGATTTTTTATGATTTTTTTGGGATTTTATTTGTGAATGTAGATGCAGTGAGTCAGGGTGGATGGAGTGAATTGAATGAACGGGCGGGCCAAGTGGCCCTGCTTTTGAGATTTTGGGCGGTTGCGCGGTTGAGCTTAGCGGGGTTCTCAGCTGGGctgcttttttttctgggtGCTGGAGCTGACCAAAACTCTGCCTGTCCACAGTGTACCTATCATCCCGCGCACAGGCTCCCCAGACTGCCACTGCCACGCTCAACAGACAAGCCAGCAACGACCTCCTTTCTCCTGCATCGTGCCCGTCACTttctccatcaccctccccttacGCGCCCTCAGTGTCTTCCGACGACAGCTTCTGCGATCCGCGCAATCTGACTGTCGGCTCTGTCAATTCCACTCTTGCTCCAGAATTTGCGGCTCTCCCCGCTTTTTGCctgggtgaggaagaggatcaAAAATTCGTGCTCAGGGGCGATTCGTTTGCCAGCTCCCACAACGCgtccaccatcttcaccagcCAGGACCTGCACCGCACCCTTCCCTCCAGCTTCACCACTGGTGACCTGTCAGACTTTGACTCTGACGACGAGTTCCAAGGCCTTGCCATCTTGAGCGAGCCCCTCGTGTCCCAGGCCAGCAGCCGGTCGCGTTCCTGCAGCGAGACCAGCTTCAAGTGCGAGGAAGACTTTGAGGACAGCGACTGCTTTGCTGCCAGCTACCTgcccagcccaccaagcTCGTGCGAGGACGCCGACGAGCATCAACCCAAGAGGCAAAAGAAGTCTGCCGACAGCTGCTGCAGCAAGCCCGCCATGAACGTCGCTGCTGAGGCCGAGGCCCAATCAGGGGCTGCTCAGGATCAGTCCCAGACCCCGGCCAACCaggacaacaccaccagcgaggcccaaaacaacaactcGGGTGCCAACTCCGCTTCTCCCGATACCGCTGACACCCCCTCCGGCACCCCCGCTGCTCCCACCAACCGCCGTGGTCGCAAGCAGTCCTTGACCGAGGATCCCTCCAAGACCTTCGTCTGCGAGCAGTGCAACCGCCGGTTCCGCCGCCAGGAACACCTCAAGCGTCACTACCGCTCTCTCCACACCGAGGACAAGCCCTTCGAATGCCACGAGTGCGGCAAGAAGTTCTCTCGCTCTGACAACCTTTCCCAGCATGCCCGCACCCACGGAGCCGGCGCCATCTCTCTCGACCTTCTCGATGGCTCCGACatggctgccgccgccgccgccggtcaCCTAGGTCAAGGGTATCCACACCCTCACGGCATTTCTCTTGCTCCCGACTACCACACGCTCGGCCATGTGTTGTTCCAAATTAGTGCCGAGATCCCAGGCAGTGAGTCGTCGTCGGATGAGAGCACCGAGTCCAGCAGGAAGAAGCGCAAGAGGTCAGAGTAATGGAACGCAAAACTTGCTCGATCAGCCTTTTATCTATTCAATTCTCTGCACACTCTTCCCAATGTCGGTGGTTCTCGCATTAGAACGTACCGTCGCCATTGATGCCCGGATATGACTGCCACGACGCGTTGTTTCATCGGGCCTGGGTCAACACATCAACATTTACATATATACACTGGGGGGTTTGCTCTTTTTCATCAAGGCAAAGCGAGGCGGTGGGACACCATTTGGGATTTTGTTTTTATGGCGCAGACGTTTTTTCGCCTTTTGGCAGGAACTCAGCAGGCAAAAACgatgggttggtgtttttttgtttttttttatatctTTTTTAGTCTTCATGTGTGTGACATTTGTTTTTTTAGTATCAATGTCCACAAACACTTCatgtaccaccaccaactcctgTCACCCAAACCAGCATCACCGCGTCCCATGGCTTCTTCTGTGAAGTCATGAGAGCAGGACGGCAATCACGATCAAAACAAAAGCGCGCTTTTTTattggggatggagggaaACGCGACCAAAAGCTCGAGGAGCCAAAAAGATGACAGTGAAGAAGGGAGAAGAAGTATGACGATCTGATTGTACGaactggagaagaagaagagaacaTACACACGATTTGCATTGGGAAAGGAGGATCCGATtttcaccacaacctcatTTGACGTGGTCGATATCATCAAAGCATActtcttgtctctctctctctctctctccctctctcttcgGGAGAGAGATAGGTTCAACCAGCATGGTTTCGGGATAATAATTTTATTACATTTTTTGATCACTTTTTTTCCGTTTTTCTGTCTTGCGGGAAGGAAAACCAAATGTTTTGTGCTTTTGGCGGATATCCCACTTGTCTCTGTTCTTTTACTTCTTTGACAtgcatgtgtgtgtgtttgatGATTTTGATATGAAGGTTGTGTTTTTGGCTGTATTATTGTTTCGTTTGTGTTTTTATGTCTTTGACTTCTTGACTTTCGTTTTTGCTCTTTCTGTCTTTTGTGCGCTACGCTAAAAGGAAAACTGGCTTTTTGTCGTTTTTGTCTTGCTATTATCTTGCCGGTCATGATCTTCAAGCCAAGGaaagctttttttttccttttatGGGATGGGCACAGACAGACAATTTGGAGCACCGTCATATCTTTTGAGCTAGCCTTTGgtggatttttttttttttttaacatgatggatggatggaatgaGATTATTATCCGACTGGGAACCATGTACAATATTTTGCCTTTTTTGCTAGGACGCCAGTAGATCAGCAGCGATGAAACTTGAacacgagagagagagagagaggatgcCTGTTTCACTACAGCAGAGAAGAAATCATGTGAATGAAGTGTGTGAATCAGGATGGTTAAGCGCCGGAGCCGGCGAGAAATAGAGAGAGAGCTAGATTGATCGATCGACGTGTTCTGGGCTGCAGAAAAGAACCTGAGACATTGgatctttctttctttctttgcttctttttggtgttgtacacccaccacacaccacactGGAAAATGAAGATCGCGGTAGCGGGTTATTTCCCCCGGTGACGGACTCTGTTAGTTCCCACGTTCTCCATTCTTGTGGTGAACTTCTCTCAGGTTTGCTTTTTTCCAGTTGGAATTATTGGCGGTGTCCTCCGAATGGATCGCAGCGGTGAAGGGAAAACTGAACATGGTGTTGGGAATGAGTGGGCACTCACAGTGGGAGCTGGAGATAACTACCGCCGTTGCCGAAAACGAGAAGGGCCAAAAAAAATGGGAACGGAACGTGCCATTGcccagggtggtggtggatctgGGTCATCTTCTGGAATTTCTTTGCCGGGGGACGATGTCGGCATCTGATTTGGATCcttgggggtttgtttagCATCGTGGGAAAGATGACCGGGTGGATTTGTTTGGTGTGGTCACAGTGAGTGGACGGTGAAGAGCAAcggggggatggatggatggatggatggatgttcGGGGCGAGATTATCTTGTGAGGGATTCACACCTGCCGAATGTGGTCGTTTCCACTACATATCTCAACTTTGGCACTTTGGCAATATCTTGACGTTCATTCGCCCGGCTCTGCTGGGACATGGTCGTCTccaaaggagaagaaaaaaggatgCAGCGGGACCACCCAACGACCCCGGACCAGGAATTGAACATTGTGGCATTGTGCTTTTTTGGAATTGGGTGTTCCCACCGACACCGAAATTATCTGGAGGgtccctccctcaccttgaACGGCTCCACCTCCCGAATGGCCGGGCGAGCCCCCCCGTAACGCGGAAGCCAGGAACAGCTCGGCGGGCGGCGTGGATCCCCGAATGGGACAAGATGGGGAAAAGACCCCAGAATCGGACGACAGAGTCGGTgccggtgatggcggtggttcGAGGGTTCATCAAAGCGacggtgaaggagaagatcccCGAAGATTCCATCAACCATGTGCCGGTGACGGAGCTAGCAGAAAAGAATGACTCGCTAAGGCGATGTGATGAGATTGAGGTGAGTGATTGTGCCGATATTGACAGCGACACCGACAGCACGGTTGTGGGAGGAGCACTAACTAGGTTTGAGGGCTTCACCGGCAGTTGCAAAGGTAGGTGAGGGAACTGAGGGCGGACGTGAGACCTTTTTTTGCATATAACCGTACTTTACATAATTGTATCTTACACAAACATTTCATCACAGCACCAAACGCTACCACATCGCTGATCTGTTTGGAGCCCAGAGCTTCATCGAGCTTCAGCTCGAGCTCTAGGAGCTCTGACCCTCCCTTCATCAACATGATGGAGCCATATTCAGGTACCCGCTCCAAAAACTCCAGCATTAACCTTGCCAAATCATAATTTCCGTCGTACTGCTATTTTATGCCAAAATCCGTGCCCGGAGGAAATTTCACAAGTTTATTCCCCCAAAATAGTGGGGATGGTGGACCACGTCTGTGTTGTCTCGGTCCACGATAGTAGTCTGAAGATCCACACTCCAAGTCTCGACCGACACTTTGGCTTTTGTTGCTGGAGCCCGATTCATCTCGTCACTCTCACGATAGTAGAAGAAGGTCCACCCCATCGCGATAgccccaagaagaaaacaagatAACCCGATAACCCGATAACAAACCCGCCCTATCATTTCCCCAATATGGCAACcacaccgtcaccgtcatcaCAGGCGGAGAGGCTGAACGTAATCGCCCTCATCTCCGGCGGCAAGGACTCTTTCTATTCCCTGCTTCACTGCCGGGAGAACGGCCACCGGGTCGTGGCCTTGGCtaacctcttcccctccggCGCGGGAGCGGGAACCGGCACAGGCCGGACAAGCCCGTCGTCTTCCGTATCCGACGATGCGGCCCCACTTCCCGGAGCTACCATCCCTgatcaagaggaagaggacctCAACAGCCACATGTACCAAACTGTGGGCCACagcatcatccccctctACGCCGAAGCCACCGGCATCCCCCTCTACCGGAAGGCCATCAGCTCCTACGGTGCGACCCAGCACGGGAAGGATTACTCGCACTATGTCTCCACTCCGGAGGAGGTCAACGAGAGGAAGCATGACGAGACGGAGTCGATGTTTTGTTTGCTCAAGGGGATCAGGCAGAGGCATCCAGAGGTGAATGCGGTTTGTGCGGGGGCGATTCTCAGCACGTATCAGCGGACGAGGGTTGAGTCGGTGGctgtgaggttggggttgacgCCTTTGGCGTATTTGTGGAAGTTTCCTACTTTGCCTGCTAGTCcggggggtgatgatgggcagcTGTTGCTGGATATGGAGCAGGCCGGGTTGGAGGCGAGGATTATAAAGGTTGCGAgcggggggttggaggagggggatttgtGGGTTAATGTTGCGAGTAGGGAGGGAAAGAacaaggtggagagggggatgaagaagtATGCTTTTGGAGGACggttggatgagggggccgtgattggagaaggaggtgagtTTGAGACGTTGGTTGTGGATGGGCCGGGGGGGTTGTTTAAGAagagggttgtggttgaggaggaggggaggagggtggtgagggagggtggggggacAGCTTGGCTGAGTATCACCGGGGCGAGGTTagaggtgaaggaggagttgaggcATGGGAAAATCAGGGTGCCTGAGATGTGGGATGACAAGTTTCAGGCTATCCTTGATACTTTGGCATCGAATGATGAACTGCCAATACAGGATCTGAGTCTTGAAGACGGTCAAGGCAACACCGACGCTGCCCGTCCCGACCTCACCAAGCTCCAACCCTCCAACATCCAGCACCTAATATTCACCTCCATCGACCACCCATCCGTTCAAGACGAAACAACCtccgtcaccaccctcatcgAGGCCTACCTCGCCTCCaaatccctcccctcaaccgtcatcctctccaccaccattctCCTCCGCAACATGTCCGACTTTGCCACCATAAACCCCATATACGGTTCCCTATTCCCCTTCCCTAACCCCCCATCCCGAGTTTGCATCTCCTGCGGGgatctcctccccaaaggCATCAACATCGTCATCGCCCTAGCCCTCTCGGCCACCCCAGACATCCAAAGAGATGGCCTCCACGTTCAGAGCAGATCCTACTGGGCACCGGCCAACATCGGCCCCTATTCCCAAgcaatcaccacccctctGTTTCCCAGCTCCCAAGCAAAAGCAGTCAGGATCGCGGGTCagatccccctcatcccagCAACCATgacccttcccccaccaGAAAACCTCAGCACACAACTCGTCCTCTCCCTGCAGCACCTCTTCCGAATCGGAGTCGAAACCGGCGTGCAGCTGTTCACCTCGGGAGTGGCCTTCTTCCCTCGTTCCTCCTCCGGGAACATGCAAGAAAAGGTCAAACTTGCAGCCAAAGTTTGGGAGTTGGCACATGCACTCCCCAAaagtgaggatgatgagggtgaggaggaggaggaggaggaggaggatgaagatggtccAGATATTTGGGATAGGAAATATAACTCGGCTTATACCTCGTTTGCCTCGGCCGGCCAGGCCACCCACGGGCCGCGGCTCCCAGATTGGAGCACGGTAAAGACCAAAACTACCATTCCGCCTGTCTTTGtggctgaggtggaggagttgccTAGGGGAAGTGGAGTGGAGTGGCAGAGTCATCTTGGGATTGCCTCTGCTGGGGAAGATAGTGTGGAGAttgtgaaaaggggggagagtATCTGgcaggttgtggtggaggagaggtttgtTCAgactgtggttgttgagtggGTGGATAGAGACAGTGttgatgagggtgttggggcggtggtgaaggagttggaggggaggtggttggtgcCTGTTGTTACTTATTTGGATAAGCGGTTTGAGTACAGATTGGgcgaggaagggaaggggttggttgtgcCGTGTAGGAGTTtgtgggatgggaagggggagagggtggggatggtgagggtttgggagggggttttgagggaggattgATGGGGAAAAGATATACATTGGGTAGAAGGGTGGACGGAGGGATGGGATATGAATGCTATTTTTTTATGATTTTTAGATCACGACGGGTCTATAGAGGTAAAAGTTGAACGAGTAATGTGTTCATGTGTTAATGTGATAATGTGCTGATTGGTGGCTGGAATGAGCAGCTTCCTCATTACCAGATGGAAGGAGCAAACCCAGGGCTGGCACCTGCCTACAATACCCTCGTCTGATGTTGGTGCCTTCCCACATCAAAGTACACTTGACCACCTAtaccttcctcttctcagGTCATGGTTGTCATAATTGGCAGTCACGACACATAACATCAAGTCCATGATTTTGTGGCACACCTCACCTGGTGTTGTTCATGACTTGTTCTCCACCATGGTGATTTAGTATACCTAGTCTCCGCTCATCGAAGTTGGGCGAGGGGGGTCAGCCTACCATTGATGTCGACAAATCTAGCACGGATAGACATCTTACCTATGTTAACACCTCCCCGCTGACTTGGATCGGGTGGCCTGAAGTATCTTCACCGCACGAGGGGTTTCGAGTGTGTTACAAAATATGTGTATGACCTCTCGACATGGTCATTCCCATCCGCAATGTCAATGAACATGATGCGCGGCTGCCCGAGAGGATGAGGCAAGGACAAACTACTTATATATCGGGTCCGGGGCCCTCTAGTTTAACCTCCTGCCCTGTACCTATACCTCAGGCCATTCAGAGTCCTATATCCGGCAGCATTGTATTTCGTGGCTTGATCCTACCTTGGACTATCACCTACCTTTCTATTTATGCTACGGAACTTGCTACCAACCATTGTGGCCTGCCACCTAATACCCACCAATGTTTACTGAATCTTTAACAGCCAGAACGGTAGGAGGCATGACCTGAAGAGTGCCACTACATTGATTCGAAAACCAACGTGACATGTGACAAGGTCTCTTCGAGATTTGACCCTGCCACGAAAGCTCACATTCGAGAGTTCCACTCTGGAGGCAATCGTAAGCTAGAAGAAGAGGCACTCGAGAGTCTTCCCTCAGGCATGGAGCAGATCAACGCAGAATATAACACATGGGGGGATATCTTTCCGCAGTCAACCTCCCCGAGAAAGTGTGCCTGAAAATGAACCTCtggaaagagaaaggccTCGCAGAAGACACCGCCACTGACGCAAGGAGGCCCAGGACGATCCAGAACCGCGAAGGGAAGAGAAACCCAGCACAAAGCGCCGCCACAGAGATAAGCCGACCACTCGCGACGATCTAGAGCCTCCGAGAGAAGAAAGGGCCCACAGAGAAGACCGTC from Podospora pseudoanserina strain CBS 124.78 chromosome 1, whole genome shotgun sequence includes:
- a CDS encoding hypothetical protein (EggNog:ENOG503P091; COG:S); the protein is MSTAPSYFFYRPGPSVESRPNHFVQQPFHPAFQQQQMMMNLPVVAPLPSTPVYSRPTSSCSSQQGPLLSHTFNGTTISPAVLTPAASPQPINYKSLLALDTGLNEFDGLRSPSTPALSCSGSTVSSPGSTYEMLATPLNPMLSGLDGFETKGKREEEGLECFPDLEPWSSSCSSPQLVPVYLSSRAQAPQTATATLNRQASNDLLSPASCPSLSPSPSPYAPSVSSDDSFCDPRNLTVGSVNSTLAPEFAALPAFCLGEEEDQKFVLRGDSFASSHNASTIFTSQDLHRTLPSSFTTGDLSDFDSDDEFQGLAILSEPLVSQASSRSRSCSETSFKCEEDFEDSDCFAASYLPSPPSSCEDADEHQPKRQKKSADSCCSKPAMNVAAEAEAQSGAAQDQSQTPANQDNTTSEAQNNNSGANSASPDTADTPSGTPAAPTNRRGRKQSLTEDPSKTFVCEQCNRRFRRQEHLKRHYRSLHTEDKPFECHECGKKFSRSDNLSQHARTHGAGAISLDLLDGSDMAAAAAAGHLGQGYPHPHGISLAPDYHTLGHVLFQISAEIPGSESSSDESTESSRKKRKRSE
- a CDS encoding hypothetical protein (EggNog:ENOG503Q4W0; COG:J); amino-acid sequence: MATTPSPSSQAERLNVIALISGGKDSFYSLLHCRENGHRVVALANLFPSGAGAGTGTGRTSPSSSVSDDAAPLPGATIPDQEEEDLNSHMYQTVGHSIIPLYAEATGIPLYRKAISSYGATQHGKDYSHYVSTPEEVNERKHDETESMFCLLKGIRQRHPEVNAVCAGAILSTYQRTRVESVAVRLGLTPLAYLWKFPTLPASPGGDDGQLLLDMEQAGLEARIIKVASGGLEEGDLWVNVASREGKNKVERGMKKYAFGGRLDEGAVIGEGGEFETLVVDGPGGLFKKRVVVEEEGRRVVREGGGTAWLSITGARLEVKEELRHGKIRVPEMWDDKFQAILDTLASNDELPIQDLSLEDGQGNTDAARPDLTKLQPSNIQHLIFTSIDHPSVQDETTSVTTLIEAYLASKSLPSTVILSTTILLRNMSDFATINPIYGSLFPFPNPPSRVCISCGDLLPKGINIVIALALSATPDIQRDGLHVQSRSYWAPANIGPYSQAITTPLFPSSQAKAVRIAGQIPLIPATMTLPPPENLSTQLVLSLQHLFRIGVETGVQLFTSGVAFFPRSSSGNMQEKVKLAAKVWELAHALPKSEDDEGEEEEEEEEDEDGPDIWDRKYNSAYTSFASAGQATHGPRLPDWSTVKTKTTIPPVFVAEVEELPRGSGVEWQSHLGIASAGEDSVEIVKRGESIWQVVVEERFVQTVVVEWVDRDSVDEGVGAVVKELEGRWLVPVVTYLDKRFEYRLGEEGKGLVVPCRSLWDGKGERVGMVRVWEGVLRED